CTTAGGTATCGAGCGTTATGGAAAGAGCGGCCGGACATGTTCCACGCGCTTATGAGGCGGTCAATCGCCGCCCGACGTGACTTGACATCGGCGGTCGCTCCGATCGCCACCAACGCCGAGTCGAGTGCGCTATAGATCCACTCTGGGACCACCGCCACGCCTGACATATTCATGATCAATCATCGCCTTTTTAGCCCGCACGATGGGAAGCGCAGGCCGCAACGCTCTATCGTATTCTGGTTCGTCTCATTGGTCATCCCTGGATGGTTGGTATCCGGGTGATTTCTTACGCTAAATCTCGGGTTTCGTCTGTTCGGGACTAAAATCGGTTGGCGCGCCCCGGCGATTGGGGTCAGGCCGTATGGGTCAGTATTCAGCTGAGCGCCTACGCTAAATCCCAGGTTCTGCCTGTTCGGGGCCGGAAATTGGTAGCACCACCCGGACTGTCAGGCCGTGTGGGTCAGTTTCCCACAGCGACACTTCACCCCCGTGCGCCTCAACGATCGAGTCCACGATAGATAGGCCAAGGCCGGAACCACCGAGCTCTCTTGATCGTGATTTACCCGTGCGATAGAAGCGCTCGAAGACTCTGCCTCTGTCCTCTTGCGGGATTCCGGGCCCGTGGTCGCGGAACTCGACCAGTGCGCGACCTGGGGTAGTTCCAAGTGCGATTTCGACGGGTGAACCGGGGGGAGTATAACGATTGATGTTCCCTGCGAGATTTAGGAATACCTGGGTTATCTGACCCGAATCGGCTTGAACAACCAGGGAAGAGGGGATGCGTTGTCCGTGCGATGCCACCAGGCGGATAGTGCGTTTTGGGTCCATGGCGTGAAGGTCTGACTTGACCTGCTTCGTCATCTCAACCAGATCGAGGGCTTCTAGCCGTAGCGCAGGCTTCTCATCCAGTCGCGCCAGTGTCAACAGGTCCTCGACCAGGGTTCCCATTCGGGTGCTCTCGGCTTGGATTCGTGTCATGACGTCGGCAATCTCGTCGTCACTAACCCCGCCCATTTGGTAGAGCTCTGCGTATCCGCGAATCGCAGCGAGTGGGGTACGAAGTTCGTGGGAGGCGTCCGAAACGAATCGCCGAGTCTTTTGTTCCGAGACCTCACTTGCAGCGAATGAACGTTCGATCTGCACCAGCATCGAGTTGAGGGAAGCGGAGAGTGATCCGACCTCCGTTGAAAGCGGTGCGTTTGGTATACGTTTCGAGAGATCACCGGCAGCAATGGCCCCGGCCACGGTCTCGATATCGCTTAGTGGTTGTAGCGATCTGCGGACCAGATAGTGCCCGACTATCCAGGCCGTTCCGACCAGCACGGCGCTGGCAAGTAAGAACGAAAACGCTGTCGTCGCCAGAGTCTCGGTTACACCGACCAGGGGAAGGGCGAGGGTAATCACTCCCGCGATGTTTCCACTCATATCGAAGGGGATACTGATCGCACGCCAGGTCGCTCCTGGAACCGACGAACTCACGGTTACCGGATGTGTCGCCGCTCCCAGCAGATGAACCTGCTCCAGGTATTCCGTTGACACGTCTATGGTGGGTCGGCCGGCTCTCGCCTCGGTGATCTGGCTCAGAACCTCCCCTCCGCCGCCAAGATACCCAATCGAGTCGATCCGAATGTAGTAGTCGGTTGGGAAAACACTCTGTCCGGAAGGGCGTTCATAGTCGCTCAACTGATTTGCTAGCTGCTCGGCGCTGCTCTCCAACTGCCGATCAATCTGGTCAACTAGGTGTCGTTGCAGAATCCCAATCATTAGGGTTCCAGCGATTAGCAGCGCCGCGGACAGGATTATGACCAGAATCAGGACCATCCGCTTTGAAAGCGGTAATCGACCAAACTGTTCCCGAAGGCTGCTAAGGATGTGCATACCACTAC
The sequence above is a segment of the Actinomycetaceae bacterium MB13-C1-2 genome. Coding sequences within it:
- a CDS encoding HAMP domain-containing sensor histidine kinase, translating into MHILSSLREQFGRLPLSKRMVLILVIILSAALLIAGTLMIGILQRHLVDQIDRQLESSAEQLANQLSDYERPSGQSVFPTDYYIRIDSIGYLGGGGEVLSQITEARAGRPTIDVSTEYLEQVHLLGAATHPVTVSSSVPGATWRAISIPFDMSGNIAGVITLALPLVGVTETLATTAFSFLLASAVLVGTAWIVGHYLVRRSLQPLSDIETVAGAIAAGDLSKRIPNAPLSTEVGSLSASLNSMLVQIERSFAASEVSEQKTRRFVSDASHELRTPLAAIRGYAELYQMGGVSDDEIADVMTRIQAESTRMGTLVEDLLTLARLDEKPALRLEALDLVEMTKQVKSDLHAMDPKRTIRLVASHGQRIPSSLVVQADSGQITQVFLNLAGNINRYTPPGSPVEIALGTTPGRALVEFRDHGPGIPQEDRGRVFERFYRTGKSRSRELGGSGLGLSIVDSIVEAHGGEVSLWETDPHGLTVRVVLPISGPEQAEPGI